The proteins below are encoded in one region of Candidatus Thiodiazotropha sp. LNASS1:
- a CDS encoding RidA family protein, translating into MSREIIRTDQAPQAIGTYSQGVKVGDTVYLSGQIPLVPETMEMVDGDIEQQIRRVFDNLQAVARAAGGSFADVVKLNVFLTDLEHFPVVNQVMADYFSEPYPARAAIGVAELPKGAAVEMDAIIQFE; encoded by the coding sequence ATGAGCCGTGAAATCATCCGTACCGATCAGGCTCCGCAGGCTATCGGTACCTACTCCCAGGGAGTCAAGGTTGGCGATACGGTCTATCTTTCAGGTCAGATACCCCTGGTGCCTGAGACCATGGAGATGGTGGATGGCGATATCGAACAGCAGATCCGACGTGTTTTCGATAATCTGCAGGCTGTAGCCAGGGCAGCAGGTGGCAGTTTCGCCGATGTCGTGAAACTGAATGTCTTTCTTACCGACCTGGAACATTTTCCTGTGGTCAATCAGGTGATGGCGGATTACTTCTCGGAACCCTATCCCGCCAGGGCCGCAATCGGGGTGGCGGAACTGCCCAAGGGTGCTGCCGTAGAAATGGATGCCATAATACAGTTTGAATGA
- a CDS encoding DUF2061 domain-containing protein has product MLITCADKKAEKRSRQAVSSDRPIRSLAKAVSWRVTGSIDTILLSWFFTGSLTTAAAIGLTEVVTKMVLYYLHERIWNRIPLGRDRGGRYDATEVLQAESPVA; this is encoded by the coding sequence ATGCTCATTACCTGTGCGGACAAAAAGGCCGAGAAACGGTCACGGCAGGCCGTTTCCTCGGATCGCCCGATTCGCAGTCTGGCCAAGGCAGTCTCCTGGCGCGTGACCGGATCGATCGACACCATCCTGCTCTCCTGGTTCTTTACCGGCAGCCTCACTACCGCCGCGGCTATAGGCCTGACCGAGGTGGTGACCAAGATGGTGCTCTACTATCTGCATGAGCGGATCTGGAACCGGATACCTCTCGGGAGAGACCGGGGTGGCCGATATGACGCAACGGAGGTGTTGCAGGCGGAGTCTCCGGTTGCGTGA
- a CDS encoding thiamine pyrophosphate-binding protein, producing the protein MKIKVSEFIIRYLERLGVDTIFGMPGAHVLPIYDALYNSNIQAILAKHEQGAAFMAGGYTKASGKLAACIATAGPGATNLITGIANAYADKQPVIAITGEAPTYIFGKGGLQESSGEGGSFNQAALFKHITRYSKSIERTDYLPQVLIQASKALLAANPGPVLLSIPFNVQSELIEEALLDDLIVKQDPIYSPVDETRLERFHSLLLQARQPVIVAGYGAIRSGAMASINTLSQMLQIPVASSLKGKGVVSEDSPLSLGSLGVTSSGNAYKFIVEKSDLLIILGAGFNERTSYLWDHSLLKDRKIVQIDHDPHQLEKVFDAELAICGDIGEVIDALLARLDKTGKAHHPINETENRITDLKSSAEGDYTIFKSGFSLAEAFFDKLAEHFPHQIRVFDDNIIFAQNFYEVSSSNRYYPNSGISSLGHAIPAAIGAQFTTRKPTFAILGDGGFQMCCMEIMTAVNYRLPLNVVLFNNGTMGLIRKNQHQLYQQRFINCDFVNPDYSHLAESFGINYKQVTSPEDLDHLFQQYDLRQAINLIDIAIDKDAFPNYSSKR; encoded by the coding sequence ATGAAGATAAAAGTCAGTGAATTTATCATCAGGTATCTGGAGCGCTTGGGTGTGGATACCATTTTCGGTATGCCGGGCGCCCACGTTCTGCCGATCTATGATGCCCTCTATAATTCGAACATTCAGGCCATACTGGCCAAGCATGAGCAGGGGGCAGCCTTCATGGCCGGGGGATATACGAAGGCCTCGGGAAAGCTTGCCGCCTGTATCGCCACCGCGGGACCGGGTGCCACCAATCTGATAACCGGCATCGCCAACGCCTATGCGGACAAACAACCTGTTATCGCCATTACCGGCGAGGCGCCGACCTATATCTTCGGCAAAGGGGGACTGCAGGAGAGTTCGGGTGAAGGCGGCAGTTTCAACCAGGCCGCCCTGTTCAAACACATCACCCGCTACAGCAAATCGATCGAGAGAACCGACTATCTGCCGCAAGTCCTGATACAGGCAAGCAAGGCTCTGCTTGCCGCCAACCCGGGGCCTGTGTTACTCAGCATACCCTTCAATGTACAGAGTGAGCTGATCGAAGAAGCGCTGCTTGACGATCTTATCGTCAAGCAAGACCCGATATACAGCCCGGTTGATGAAACCAGATTGGAGCGATTCCACAGCCTGCTGCTGCAGGCCCGCCAACCGGTGATCGTCGCCGGCTATGGAGCAATCCGGTCTGGCGCCATGGCATCCATCAATACACTTAGCCAGATGCTGCAGATCCCGGTCGCATCGAGCCTCAAGGGCAAGGGTGTTGTGAGTGAGGACTCCCCGCTCTCCCTCGGCAGTCTGGGCGTCACATCCAGCGGCAATGCCTATAAGTTCATCGTGGAGAAATCGGATCTGCTGATAATCCTCGGCGCGGGGTTCAATGAACGTACGAGTTATCTTTGGGACCACTCCCTGTTGAAGGATCGAAAAATTGTCCAGATTGACCACGATCCCCATCAACTGGAAAAGGTCTTCGATGCCGAACTGGCGATCTGCGGCGATATCGGGGAAGTCATCGACGCTCTCCTGGCCAGGTTGGACAAAACCGGCAAGGCACACCATCCCATCAACGAGACTGAGAACAGGATTACCGATCTCAAATCATCCGCCGAGGGTGACTACACCATATTCAAGTCCGGTTTTTCACTCGCCGAGGCATTCTTCGACAAGCTGGCCGAGCACTTTCCACACCAGATCAGGGTTTTCGATGACAATATCATCTTCGCCCAGAACTTCTACGAGGTCTCCAGCAGCAACCGGTATTATCCCAACTCCGGCATCTCGTCCCTTGGACATGCCATCCCAGCTGCGATCGGTGCCCAGTTCACCACCCGCAAACCCACCTTCGCCATCCTCGGCGACGGCGGCTTTCAGATGTGTTGCATGGAGATTATGACAGCCGTCAACTACCGGCTGCCGCTGAATGTCGTATTGTTCAACAACGGCACCATGGGATTGATTCGTAAAAACCAGCATCAGCTCTACCAACAGCGATTCATCAACTGCGACTTTGTCAATCCCGACTACAGCCATCTCGCCGAATCGTTTGGCATTAACTACAAACAGGTAACGTCTCCGGAGGACTTGGACCATTTGTTTCAGCAGTATGATCTGCGGCAGGCAATCAACCTGATCGATATCGCTATCGACAAGGATGCCTTCCCCAACTACTCATCCAAACGCTGA
- the spoT gene encoding bifunctional GTP diphosphokinase/guanosine-3',5'-bis pyrophosphate 3'-pyrophosphohydrolase, translating to MNNPLGNLEDDQETPRFLISDLCAYLESYLSADHIREVYRAYLFGAEAHVGQHRKTGEPYIYHPVAVARILADMRMDYKCLMAAILHDVIEDTPTAKEQLADTFDGEIAELVDGVSKLSKIDFNSQAEAQAASLRKMLLAMTKDIRVILIKLADRLHNMRTLGVMKPEKTRRIAKETLDIFAPIANRLGINSMRLELEELGFAAYWPMRYRALKSAVTDARGHHRELVENVESAIRSRIEQEKMVGQVFGRQKHLYSIYKKMLKKKLSFSEVVDVFAFRIVVDAVDTCYRVLGVVHNLYKPMPGRFKDYIAIPKANGYQSLHTVLFGPQGIPIEIQIRTEEMDKLAESGIAAHWMYKTGEASGQWVKSRASDWLQNLLEMQQGVGDSVEFLEHVKVDLFPDEVYVFTPRGRIMVLPKGATVVDFAYSVHTDVGNTCVAARVDRRLVPLRTRLLNGQTVEIINSETAGPSPAWLNFVVTGKARANIRSYLKNLKTQEAVSLGRRLLERELELLSLTLDDVDQETIDQILTEFRLEQLDDLLAGIALGDHMPMLLARRLAGEDLTQPVNESVLQQEVPAGSLAIKGTEGMVVNFAKCCRPIPDDAIVGVFNPGKGIVIHRQGCPNLGDYKKHGHKWIEAEWESDVEGEFATMIRVESGNQRGVLASVASVISQQGSNIEHVGSEERDGLSSTLVFVITVKNRQHLAKILRHVRSLPSIMRINRVK from the coding sequence ATGAACAATCCCTTAGGCAATCTGGAAGATGATCAGGAGACACCGCGTTTCCTGATCAGCGACCTGTGCGCCTATCTCGAGTCCTACCTTTCGGCGGACCATATTCGTGAGGTATACAGGGCCTATCTGTTCGGCGCCGAAGCTCATGTGGGACAGCACCGCAAGACCGGGGAGCCCTATATCTATCATCCTGTTGCAGTGGCACGCATTCTGGCTGACATGCGTATGGACTATAAGTGCCTGATGGCGGCTATCCTGCATGATGTCATCGAGGATACACCCACCGCCAAAGAGCAACTCGCGGATACCTTTGACGGCGAGATTGCTGAGCTGGTCGATGGTGTGAGTAAACTCTCCAAAATCGATTTCAACTCTCAGGCTGAGGCTCAGGCCGCCAGTTTGCGCAAGATGTTGTTGGCGATGACCAAGGATATCCGGGTGATTCTGATCAAGCTTGCCGACCGCCTGCACAATATGCGGACCCTCGGGGTGATGAAACCGGAAAAAACCCGGCGAATCGCCAAGGAGACCCTGGATATCTTTGCCCCCATCGCCAACCGGCTGGGTATCAACAGCATGCGTCTGGAGTTGGAGGAACTGGGCTTTGCCGCGTACTGGCCGATGCGTTACCGGGCCTTGAAGAGCGCCGTTACCGATGCCAGGGGTCACCATCGCGAGCTGGTGGAGAATGTGGAATCAGCCATTCGCTCCCGTATCGAACAGGAAAAGATGGTGGGGCAGGTATTCGGACGCCAGAAACATCTCTACAGCATCTATAAAAAGATGTTGAAGAAAAAGCTGAGCTTTTCAGAGGTGGTTGACGTATTCGCCTTTCGCATCGTGGTCGATGCGGTCGATACCTGCTACCGCGTGCTGGGTGTGGTGCACAATCTCTATAAGCCGATGCCCGGACGTTTCAAGGACTATATCGCAATACCCAAGGCAAATGGCTACCAGTCACTGCATACCGTGCTGTTTGGTCCACAGGGTATACCCATAGAGATTCAGATTCGCACCGAGGAGATGGATAAACTGGCCGAATCGGGGATTGCGGCGCACTGGATGTACAAGACCGGAGAGGCGAGTGGCCAATGGGTCAAGTCCCGGGCTTCGGACTGGTTGCAGAATCTGCTGGAGATGCAACAGGGTGTGGGCGACTCGGTGGAGTTTCTCGAGCACGTCAAGGTCGACCTGTTCCCCGACGAGGTCTATGTGTTCACCCCGAGGGGACGGATCATGGTACTGCCGAAAGGCGCTACAGTGGTCGATTTTGCCTACAGTGTGCACACCGATGTGGGCAATACCTGTGTTGCTGCGCGGGTCGACAGGCGGCTGGTGCCGTTACGCACCCGCCTGCTCAATGGCCAGACCGTGGAGATCATCAACTCCGAAACCGCCGGGCCCAGTCCGGCCTGGCTCAATTTCGTGGTGACGGGAAAGGCGCGCGCCAATATCCGCTCCTATTTGAAGAATCTCAAGACACAAGAGGCGGTAAGTCTGGGCAGGCGTCTGTTGGAACGCGAACTCGAATTGCTCTCACTCACCCTGGATGATGTGGATCAGGAGACAATCGATCAGATCCTGACCGAGTTTCGCCTGGAACAGCTGGACGATCTATTGGCAGGCATTGCATTGGGAGACCATATGCCGATGCTGCTGGCCCGTAGATTGGCGGGAGAGGATCTGACTCAGCCGGTGAACGAATCCGTTTTACAGCAGGAGGTGCCCGCCGGTTCGTTGGCGATCAAAGGGACAGAAGGGATGGTGGTGAACTTCGCCAAGTGCTGCCGACCCATTCCGGATGATGCCATTGTCGGTGTCTTCAATCCCGGCAAGGGCATAGTGATCCATCGCCAGGGTTGCCCGAACCTCGGGGACTATAAAAAGCACGGCCATAAATGGATCGAGGCTGAGTGGGAATCGGATGTGGAAGGGGAGTTCGCCACCATGATTCGTGTAGAATCAGGCAATCAAAGGGGTGTCCTGGCTTCTGTTGCCTCGGTTATCTCTCAACAGGGTTCGAATATCGAGCATGTGGGCTCTGAAGAGCGGGATGGTCTGTCTTCCACTCTAGTCTTCGTCATTACTGTGAAGAATCGACAGCACCTGGCGAAGATATTGCGTCACGTGCGTTCCCTGCCTTCGATTATGCGCATTAACAGAGTGAAATGA
- a CDS encoding MFS transporter encodes MAKSTLSRLRRPDFLLLLMAVAVPLSFAAWQTLLNNFAIERASFSGQEMGILQSLREIPGFLAFAVVFLLLLIREQRLAYISLALLGIGTAVTGFFPSVIGLYITTVIMSIGFHYYETLQTSLALQWIDKSHSAETLGRLIAAGSFASIVTFGLIWMFDDLLGLDYQWIYLIMGGLTLVIASIAWLGFPLFPQKTEQHKHMVFRKRYWLYYTLTFMSGARRQIFIVFAGFLMVEKFGYTVSQIALLFLVNATINVFLAPRIGRLIGRIGEHRALLIEYAGLILVFCGYAVVETAWIAAGLYIIDHLFFAMAIALKTYFQKIAAPEDIASSAGVSFSINHIAAVVIPALFGIIWLSSPALVFYAGAAMAAVSFALSLLVPEIPAMGRESRFAFSSVDSR; translated from the coding sequence ATGGCAAAATCGACACTATCAAGACTCCGTCGCCCCGACTTCCTGCTGCTGCTGATGGCTGTCGCTGTGCCGCTCAGCTTCGCGGCCTGGCAGACCCTGTTGAATAACTTTGCCATCGAACGCGCCTCATTCAGCGGACAGGAGATGGGTATCCTGCAGAGCCTGCGTGAGATCCCCGGCTTCCTTGCCTTTGCCGTAGTATTTCTGCTGTTGTTGATTCGTGAGCAACGGCTGGCCTATATCTCGCTTGCCCTGCTGGGAATCGGTACCGCAGTCACCGGGTTCTTTCCGTCGGTGATCGGCCTCTATATCACCACCGTTATCATGTCGATCGGCTTTCACTACTATGAGACCCTGCAGACTTCCCTGGCGCTGCAGTGGATCGATAAATCACATTCCGCAGAGACCCTTGGACGCCTGATCGCGGCAGGTTCGTTCGCCTCGATCGTCACCTTCGGTCTGATCTGGATGTTTGACGACCTACTGGGTCTCGACTACCAGTGGATCTATCTGATCATGGGAGGGCTTACCCTGGTGATCGCCTCGATTGCCTGGTTGGGTTTTCCGCTCTTTCCCCAGAAGACGGAACAACACAAGCACATGGTGTTTCGCAAACGCTACTGGCTCTACTACACACTGACCTTTATGTCGGGGGCACGGCGGCAGATATTTATCGTTTTCGCGGGTTTTCTGATGGTGGAGAAGTTTGGTTACACTGTCTCTCAGATTGCCTTACTGTTTCTGGTCAACGCCACCATCAATGTCTTCCTGGCACCGCGCATCGGCCGGTTGATAGGCCGGATCGGCGAACACCGGGCGCTGCTGATCGAGTACGCCGGCCTGATTCTGGTATTTTGCGGTTATGCCGTGGTGGAGACCGCCTGGATCGCCGCCGGACTCTACATCATCGATCACCTGTTCTTTGCCATGGCCATTGCGCTGAAGACCTATTTCCAGAAAATAGCGGCGCCCGAGGATATCGCCTCCAGCGCCGGTGTCAGTTTCTCCATCAATCATATTGCCGCAGTGGTCATACCGGCTCTATTCGGCATTATCTGGCTGAGTTCCCCCGCACTGGTCTTCTATGCGGGTGCGGCCATGGCGGCTGTCTCATTCGCACTCTCCCTGCTGGTGCCCGAAATCCCGGCCATGGGTCGGGAGAGCCGTTTCGCATTCTCCAGCGTCGACAGCCGCTGA
- the recG gene encoding ATP-dependent DNA helicase RecG → MNKESSSTSLAEQPVTVLKGVGVRNAEKLARLGIGSLQDLLFHLPLRYQDRTRIQPIGSLRRGDQVVIEGEIDLAEIKFGRRRSLMVHISDGTGSLFLRFFYFSNAQRQTLNRGVRIRCFGEVRNGPNSLEMVHPEYQRIDPDQPMAVETSLTPIYPTTEGVHQLTLRGLMQQALQWLQQQPEGLREWLPQSLLARFPQMNLAQAVSYLHAPPPDADQQRLLAGIHPAQQRLSYEELLAHQISLRSMRAHHQRIRATPFVADNKLKQALISALPFELTAAQSRVVAEIEQDLARSRPMQRLVQGDVGSGKTVVSAMAVLQAIGAGSQVALMAPTELLAEQHLRNFSQWLLPLGIEIGWLTGRLKGRPREAVIERIAAGEIQLAVGTHALFQQDVVFNDLGLVVIDEQHRFGVHQRLALREKGNRQGHTPHQLIMTATPIPRTLAMTAYADLDLSIIDGLPPGRKPVTTAVISDRRRDEVVERVRAACAQGRQAYWVCTLIEESEALQCQAAEETARLLAEALPDLNVALVHGRVKQEAKERVMRDFQSGAVDLLVATTVIEVGVDVPNASLMIIENPERLGLAQLHQLRGRVGRGSEESHCVLMYHSPLSANAKERLAILRETGDGFMIAQKDLEMRGPGEVLGTRQTGEMQLRIADLVRDQGMLDEVREAAEMLLRDDPQAASQLVKRWLGERVDYVKV, encoded by the coding sequence TTGAATAAGGAAAGTTCATCAACGAGTCTGGCCGAACAACCCGTCACGGTATTGAAAGGGGTCGGGGTACGTAATGCCGAAAAACTCGCCAGGTTGGGCATCGGGAGCCTGCAGGATCTGCTGTTCCACCTGCCGTTGCGCTACCAGGACCGAACACGGATTCAACCGATCGGCAGTCTGCGGCGTGGTGATCAGGTGGTGATCGAGGGGGAGATCGATCTGGCGGAGATCAAGTTCGGCCGTCGCCGCTCGCTGATGGTGCATATTTCCGATGGTACGGGCAGCCTGTTTCTGCGCTTCTTCTATTTCAGCAATGCCCAGCGGCAAACGTTGAATCGCGGTGTTCGAATACGCTGCTTTGGTGAGGTGCGCAATGGCCCCAACAGTCTGGAGATGGTCCATCCCGAGTATCAACGCATCGATCCGGATCAACCCATGGCAGTGGAGACGTCGCTGACGCCGATCTATCCCACCACTGAAGGTGTTCATCAATTGACCCTGCGCGGTCTCATGCAGCAGGCCCTGCAGTGGTTGCAACAGCAGCCGGAGGGACTGAGGGAGTGGCTGCCCCAGTCATTGTTGGCGCGGTTTCCTCAAATGAATTTGGCCCAGGCAGTCAGTTACCTCCATGCGCCACCTCCCGATGCCGACCAACAAAGGCTGCTGGCGGGGATTCATCCGGCACAACAGCGACTCTCCTATGAGGAGCTGCTCGCCCATCAGATCAGTCTGCGCAGCATGCGGGCGCACCATCAACGCATTCGCGCCACCCCCTTTGTGGCCGACAACAAGCTAAAGCAGGCCCTTATTTCGGCACTGCCGTTCGAACTGACCGCCGCCCAGAGCCGGGTTGTGGCGGAGATTGAACAGGATCTTGCACGCTCCCGGCCGATGCAGCGCCTGGTGCAGGGAGATGTGGGCTCGGGCAAGACCGTGGTCAGCGCCATGGCGGTGCTGCAGGCCATCGGCGCCGGCAGTCAAGTGGCCTTGATGGCGCCCACGGAACTGCTGGCGGAACAGCATCTGCGCAACTTCTCCCAATGGCTGCTGCCGTTGGGGATCGAAATCGGCTGGCTCACCGGCCGACTCAAGGGTCGTCCCCGGGAAGCGGTGATTGAACGGATCGCGGCAGGTGAGATACAGCTGGCGGTGGGTACCCATGCCCTGTTTCAGCAGGATGTGGTGTTCAACGATCTCGGCCTGGTGGTGATCGACGAGCAGCACCGCTTCGGTGTCCATCAGCGACTGGCATTACGCGAGAAGGGGAACCGACAGGGACACACCCCCCACCAGTTGATCATGACCGCCACGCCGATTCCCCGCACGCTGGCGATGACCGCCTATGCCGACCTCGACCTGTCGATCATCGATGGCCTGCCGCCAGGTCGTAAACCGGTTACCACAGCGGTGATATCGGATCGCAGGCGCGACGAGGTGGTGGAACGGGTGAGGGCGGCCTGTGCCCAGGGACGCCAGGCCTATTGGGTCTGTACCCTGATCGAGGAGTCGGAGGCGTTGCAGTGCCAGGCGGCGGAGGAGACCGCACGGCTGCTTGCCGAGGCCCTGCCGGATTTGAATGTGGCATTGGTACACGGCCGGGTAAAACAGGAAGCGAAAGAGCGTGTCATGCGGGATTTCCAATCGGGCGCGGTTGATCTGCTGGTTGCCACCACCGTGATCGAGGTGGGCGTGGATGTGCCGAATGCGAGCCTGATGATTATCGAAAACCCGGAACGCCTGGGACTGGCGCAGCTGCATCAGTTGCGCGGCAGGGTGGGGCGCGGCAGTGAGGAGAGCCACTGCGTTCTGATGTACCATTCCCCCCTCTCGGCCAATGCCAAAGAGCGTCTGGCGATTCTGCGTGAGACCGGCGACGGCTTCATGATTGCGCAAAAAGACCTGGAGATGAGAGGGCCGGGAGAGGTGCTGGGAACCCGGCAAACCGGTGAGATGCAGCTGCGAATCGCGGATCTGGTGAGAGACCAGGGGATGCTCGACGAGGTGCGGGAAGCGGCGGAGATGCTGCTGCGGGACGATCCTCAGGCCGCGTCCCAGCTGGTCAAGCGTTGGCTGGGCGAGCGTGTCGATTATGTCAAGGTTTAG
- a CDS encoding pyridoxamine 5'-phosphate oxidase family protein, producing the protein MGKQYDHISEKHIDFIIRQQLFFVATGMSDGRINVSPKGLDSLRIINPNQVVWLNLTGSGNETATHLRDDGRMTLMFCAMEGEPKILRLYGQATSHLEDSEIWDAHIGRFPLLPGARQIILMDVDLVASSCGFGVPLFEYAGQRDALVEWAERKGDEGLREFREKRNKVSVDGKPTDLA; encoded by the coding sequence ATGGGTAAGCAATACGATCATATCAGCGAAAAACATATCGATTTCATCATTCGTCAGCAGCTGTTTTTTGTCGCAACCGGGATGAGTGACGGGCGGATCAATGTCTCACCCAAGGGATTGGACAGCCTGCGCATCATAAATCCCAATCAGGTGGTTTGGCTGAATCTCACCGGGAGTGGTAACGAGACGGCAACCCACCTGAGGGATGACGGGCGGATGACTCTGATGTTCTGTGCCATGGAGGGCGAACCCAAGATTCTCAGGCTCTATGGACAGGCCACCAGCCATCTCGAAGACAGCGAAATCTGGGATGCCCATATCGGTCGTTTCCCCCTGCTCCCCGGAGCCCGACAGATCATCCTCATGGATGTGGATCTTGTCGCCAGTTCCTGTGGATTCGGGGTGCCGTTGTTCGAATATGCCGGGCAACGGGATGCCCTGGTGGAGTGGGCTGAAAGAAAGGGTGACGAGGGACTCAGGGAGTTCAGGGAGAAGCGTAATAAAGTAAGTGTCGATGGGAAGCCAACGGACCTGGCATAG
- a CDS encoding helix-turn-helix transcriptional regulator, whose translation MTMNIDKKTVDPSTHVGHVIDPQRPVLSISMERRGAELVTRHAHLRGQLLYAIRGVMRTSTDKGAWLVPPAQAVWIPPGVMHEVEMTQPVSFRSIYIDPAYNDGLPDSCCVLRVTPLLRAMILEASRIGNEYAKGSAEWRLMVVIVDQLQKIEQFPFHLPFSDEPRIRRIIDTLTDNPADDQTLAEWATHAGASERTLGRLFIKHLGMSFGSWRRRLRLLEAMNRLADGTPVNEVAFELGYASPSAFIAMFRENLGEPPARFFNESNRNRAADARK comes from the coding sequence ATGACAATGAATATCGATAAAAAGACAGTTGATCCCTCCACCCATGTGGGTCACGTCATCGATCCGCAACGGCCTGTGCTTTCGATTTCGATGGAGAGGCGTGGGGCCGAACTGGTCACTCGGCACGCCCATCTTCGCGGTCAGCTGTTGTATGCGATCCGTGGTGTAATGAGGACGAGCACCGACAAGGGGGCCTGGTTGGTGCCGCCTGCGCAGGCGGTCTGGATACCGCCTGGAGTGATGCACGAGGTGGAGATGACCCAGCCGGTATCCTTCCGCTCGATCTACATCGATCCCGCCTACAATGACGGTCTGCCCGACAGCTGTTGCGTGCTGCGCGTGACACCGCTGTTGCGGGCCATGATTCTGGAGGCGAGCCGCATCGGCAATGAATACGCAAAGGGTAGCGCGGAATGGAGACTGATGGTGGTGATTGTGGATCAGCTGCAAAAGATCGAGCAGTTTCCCTTCCATCTTCCATTTTCCGACGAACCGAGAATCCGCAGGATTATCGATACCCTGACGGACAATCCGGCGGATGATCAGACCCTGGCGGAGTGGGCGACACACGCCGGCGCCAGTGAACGCACGCTTGGGCGGCTTTTCATCAAGCATCTGGGGATGAGCTTTGGCAGCTGGCGTCGCCGGCTGCGGTTGCTGGAGGCCATGAACAGATTGGCGGACGGCACGCCCGTTAACGAGGTCGCATTTGAGTTGGGGTACGCGAGTCCGAGTGCTTTTATTGCCATGTTCCGCGAAAACCTTGGCGAGCCGCCGGCCCGCTTCTTCAATGAGTCCAATCGCAATCGGGCTGCCGATGCCCGCAAATAG
- the cysC gene encoding adenylyl-sulfate kinase: MSSNIVWHSHPVDQGARAEQKSQRPLVIWFTGLSASGKSTIAGALEQILTVQGYHTYLLDGDNVRHGLCHDLGFSDKDRQENIRRVGEVAKLMADAGLITLAAFISPFRADRRLVREIMPGGQFVEVFVDADLSVCRGRDPKGLYAKADRGEIKQFTGIDSPYEVPQKPEVHIRAGEVPVAEAVNQLLDYLHRTGVLQAGYQPVALEA, encoded by the coding sequence ATGAGCAGCAATATCGTTTGGCATTCCCATCCGGTGGACCAGGGAGCCAGGGCAGAGCAAAAAAGCCAGCGGCCGCTGGTGATCTGGTTTACCGGACTCAGCGCCTCCGGTAAATCGACCATCGCCGGGGCACTGGAGCAGATCCTCACCGTTCAGGGTTACCATACTTATCTGCTGGACGGAGACAACGTGCGTCACGGTCTCTGCCATGATCTGGGATTCAGCGATAAAGATCGTCAGGAGAACATTCGCCGGGTGGGCGAGGTGGCCAAGCTGATGGCCGATGCCGGGTTGATCACCCTCGCTGCGTTTATCTCCCCCTTTCGCGCCGATCGTCGCCTGGTCAGGGAGATCATGCCCGGGGGGCAGTTCGTGGAAGTCTTTGTGGACGCGGATCTGTCGGTTTGCCGGGGACGCGATCCAAAGGGTCTCTACGCCAAGGCGGATCGGGGGGAGATCAAGCAGTTCACCGGTATCGACAGTCCTTACGAAGTGCCGCAGAAACCGGAGGTGCATATTCGTGCCGGCGAAGTCCCGGTGGCGGAGGCGGTCAACCAGTTGCTGGATTATCTGCATCGGACCGGCGTGCTGCAGGCGGGTTACCAACCGGTAGCCCTGGAAGCCTGA
- the rpoZ gene encoding DNA-directed RNA polymerase subunit omega, whose protein sequence is MARVTVEDCMDYVDNRFDLVLLATKRARQLVNGVEPLLPWENDKPTVMALREIAEGLISEQDMQKQQAEEELVVDEGMMEIDITPMEPGK, encoded by the coding sequence ATGGCACGTGTCACAGTTGAAGATTGCATGGACTATGTAGACAACCGTTTTGATCTGGTTCTGCTTGCCACCAAACGGGCGCGTCAGCTGGTCAATGGGGTGGAACCGCTGCTTCCCTGGGAAAACGACAAACCGACCGTGATGGCCTTGCGTGAAATTGCCGAGGGTTTGATCTCGGAACAGGACATGCAAAAGCAGCAGGCCGAAGAAGAACTGGTAGTGGATGAAGGGATGATGGAGATCGATATCACCCCCATGGAACCCGGTAAATAA
- a CDS encoding secondary thiamine-phosphate synthase enzyme YjbQ, with protein MVIQEQIRIQTRGRNTYNITGEVSEAISRAGIETGICQLFIQHTSASLILCENADPTVRTDLERIMSRLVPDGDPIFDHTLEGPDDMPAHVRSILTHMDLSLPISQGRPALGTWQGIYLWEHRTHPHQRSVTLTLYGE; from the coding sequence ATGGTAATCCAGGAACAGATAAGGATTCAGACCCGGGGACGCAACACCTACAACATCACCGGTGAGGTGTCCGAGGCCATCAGCCGTGCCGGGATAGAGACCGGAATCTGCCAACTCTTCATCCAACACACCAGCGCCTCACTGATCCTATGTGAAAACGCCGATCCGACGGTACGTACCGATCTGGAGCGAATCATGTCCCGCCTGGTGCCGGATGGCGATCCGATCTTCGATCACACCCTGGAGGGACCGGACGACATGCCGGCGCATGTACGATCGATCCTGACCCATATGGATTTGAGCCTGCCGATCAGCCAAGGCAGACCCGCACTGGGAACCTGGCAGGGGATCTATCTGTGGGAGCATCGTACCCATCCTCACCAGCGCAGCGTCACCCTTACCCTGTATGGGGAGTAA